CCCGTATTCCGGGTAGAAGGCCCGGGTGAACTCGCCGCTCATTTTGAGCCGGCTTTGATCCCTATATTTTATCCGATGCTGGTGGCCACGCATTTTTACCAACTCAATGATCATGCATCATCAATGTTTTTTTTACAGTCACTACGCAGTTCGGTTAATCCTTTAATGGACATAATGATCAACCATGCTGCTTTGCCAGCCGGACACGACTGGGCTTCCAATAACGCGGCTGCCGCGCTTTTTGAGGATATCTGGTCTTCAGGAACAGTGGCGCACAGGTTGATGAGCTTTTTAATGTCCAAATACGCTGCTCTGGGATCGCTTGATCCGGAACTGGATGCATACAGACATATAGCCAAGGCCATGCCTAAACCCATGTTTCTTGTAGATCTGGTAGATACTATACGCTGTGGAGTACCAAAAGCCATACAGGCCATAAAAGAATCTATGATCGCAGGCAAAGCAGAAGATTTTCACTGCATTCGTCTGGACAGCGGCGACATGAAAGAGCTGACCATAGCTACGTTGAAAATCCTTCAAGAAAATGGACTTAACCACGTCAGACTGGCTATTTCCGAAAGTGTGGAAGTAAAGATGAAACATGAAATTATCAATTTGGTTAAAGAGGCTGGATTTGATCCTTCCAGAGTGGGCTTTGGGGCTGGTGGAGCTGTAGCCTGGAAAAATAAAACACGTGATGATGCCAGCGCTGTTTATAAGGAAGTGGAAGCTGGCAATCAGGCTGTTTTAAAGTTAAGCAATGCCATCGGCAAAATGTCTTTGGCCGGGAAACCTGAAATTTACAGAAATTATGAGGCTAAAAATGGCATACAGTCTATAACCGGTCAGGTTGGTGAGTGCTTGCCCGGTTATTATCCAATAATGATTAAAGCAGTACATCAGGGACATTATCAATATTCAGAGACAAATTCTGATCAAGCAGTAAAAGAACGTGTAAAAGATCAATGGGAATCACTCACACAGCAAAAGATAGAAAAATCTACAAAGACCAGGTTTCTTGCCTGGAGCTTTGTTTCTTTGCATGCCCCACATTTACTGAGAGAATTTGAGAAAAATTATTAGAGGAGAATGCCTGATATGAATTATAAAATTATAGCGCAAAGAATTAAAGTTGGTTTCGGGTGTATAGATGTTACACCGACTTTTATGGATTTTTGTAAAGGTATACCTGTCCAGGAATTGCCTGTACCGAATGGTGAATCTATAGTTCCTTTAATAAATCTGCTGGTACGACTTCCCTGGAATTTTTCATTTGCTTCTCTGGACTGGCATCCCTGGAAACCGTTATTCCCGCAAGACCATATTTCATTTGCCAGTCGTCATAAGGTAGAGCCGTTCAGCGAAGTGCCAACATCTTATGGCCCCCAAGTAGCCTGGCCTCGTCACGGAATGGCCGGAACGCCGTGGGCACAGCTTCATCCCGGTATAAATGATGTGTATTTTGATATGATTTTACGTAAAGGTAAGGAAATTGATCTGGAATCATATTCCGCTTTTATGTATACAAACCGTAAAACAACAGGTTTGGGCGAAATGATTAAAGCCCGCGGGGTAAATCTCATGATTTTCGCGGGTTTGGCCTTTGATTATTGTGTTAAATATAATGCGCTGGACTCTGTTCTCAAATTCGGATTTGAAACCTGGGTTGTGCTGGATGCATGTCGCAGCACAGGTATTCCTGAAGGTTCACATGAACAAGCAATAGCCGAGATGGTTGATGCCGGAATACGTATGGTTCTTATGGATGACGTAATAAAACTTTTTCAAAGCATCAGACCTCCGGAGATGGAACAATTGAATATGGGCAAGAATTACAAATATAGCAATGTAGCAATATGAGACACAAAGTTGTAAGTTTTACGGAGCCATATCTGGCCAGTCTGGAACAGTTTAATCCGGTTGTCGGTAATCCTGAATATAATGCTGTTCGAATGATCAACAAGATGGTAATGGCCGCGGCCCAGGGCGCGAAAGTAACTATATTCCCGGAACTGGCTTTAAACGGCTATCATGCTCAGGATCTTTTCTTTAACGAAATGATCATGGATAGAACTGAAGAAGCCATAGAAATGCTGCGTTATGCGGCACGACAGTTGAATATCGGGTTTATAACATCTGTTGCCTGTCGAAATCCCGAACAATATAAAGGAGAAAAATATCTGGTAAACAGGCTTATGATTTATATTCCCGAAGAGAAGATAGATTTTACGCGCAACAAAACAACCCTGCCTGATTATCAGGAATTCAGAGAATATCGTTATTGGGAAATAGGTGATCCGGCAGATATTCGTCCGGTTGCACTTAAAAATATCAGCTTAGGCGCGTTAATCTGTGAGGAATCATGGAACAATCCCGCTGCCTTTCCTGATCCCAGAGAGCGCTTATACAGACATGACCCGGTTGAAATTATTCATAGCCAGACACCGTTAAATGTAAATATTAATACCTCTGCCTCTCCCGATTGGCTGGGAAAAGACCGGATACGTCATAACATGCAGTCTGTGGTAGCAAGAACCTATAAGACCCCGCAGATATTTTTGAACCTAGTTTGCGGACAGGATGAGTTATTATTTATGGGCAAGAGCTTTGTAATGAACAGCCGGGGAGAAATGGTCGCGGAAATGAAGGTCGGCAAGGAAGATACGCTGCTGCTGGATCTGAAGAATATAAATAATATGCAACCTTTAAACATTGATATTTCCAAACCGCAATCCGAAGATGAACTTATGGAACACCTGGACAAGATGTTCAGGTTATATCTGCGCGACTACTTTTATAAAAGCGGATTGGGAAAATTTGAACAGGAAACTGATCTGGATATCAATCCTTATTGGTTTATGGATCATCAAAAAGCCGAACGGATTATAAGACCATACAAAGATCGTCCCGTATTACAGCCCGAAGTTGTTATCGGATTATCCGGTGGAGTGGATTCCTCTTTGGTAGCAACAATCTGCGCCAGACATCTGGGGCCAAAAAATGTTAAGGGTATTATTATGACTTATCGAGAAAATGAATACACCCAGCCTGAATCTATAACTTTGGCTAAAGAATTGTCCGGTAACCTGGGTATTGAAACCGTGGAAATCCCGGTTTATGAAAATACTATTAAATTTTATCAGCCATATATCGGTTTCGAAGAAGGAGACCTGACCCATCAGAATATGCAGGCGCGATTGAGAATGATTATTGCCTGGGCTGTAGGTAACAAGGAAAACAGGGTAGTAATGAACACTACCAATTTTACCGAAGCTGCCTTAGGCTACGGTACTATCGGCGGCGATCTGCTCGGGCTTCCCCTGATAGCTTCTTTGCCCAAGACTCTCGTGCGACGTTACGCTGACTGGCTTTCTAAACAAATGTCATCTATGTCCAGAGAAATGATCTGGCGCAAACCCAGCGCGGAACTTGCTCCTGATCAATTTGATGAAAATGAGCTGGGAGAATATGATGTCATAGACCCGATCCTGGAATCGTTAAGGATAAGCAGGGGTAATATTAAAGATGCCTTGAAACGTTTTTATCCAGTTAATGGCAATACTGAAGAAAAAAAATTATTTATTGATCATTTCAAGTTTTTAGCTGCAAAATTACTAAAAGGAACAGAATTCAAACGTAATTATTATAACCGTACACCGCAGTTTACTTCTTTTGCCTGGCTACGCTGGATATGGCCCATGGCCAATGGACATTTCGATATCGACAGGTACATTCAAGAAGCTGTAAACGAATTGACCTAACCTCACCCCGGCCTGACAGCCGAGACCCCACCTGCCTTGCGACGTCCTCAGTCAGTTATGTCACCCCGGATTTAATCCGGGGTCCAGTATTTACAAGGCATACAGAAAGGCTGGATCCTCTGGTCAAGCCAGAGGATGACATCTTCGGACAGCCCGATAAGCTATAAATGTTTTTTGATTTTTTTATTTCCCTGAGATTTTTTCAGAAAACGTCGATATATTTATTAAAGGCAGATTATTCAGGAAGGAAGGTTAAACATGGCGACAACGATTTCAACCCAACCTCTTCACAAAACAAATTTCGCGACTGCCACTGTAGCGAAATCTGATATTCAAAAAAATATTGATATTCAAAAAAATCTTGCCATGTTCGGGCTTTTACAGCTATCGGAAAATACCAAAGGCAAGGGTCAGTGGGATGGAAATCTGGCCAGTGCTTTCGGCAGGATGGCAATTAATATTTATGCAAGACAAAGCGGCACAACCAAAGAAAATTTTGCCGAATCCTTAAAAACCGATTGTTTCCTTGTGTCCGGTCTGAGCGGACAGGAAGCTAAAGATTTTTCTTTTTTAAAAGGTATAATGTTAAAATTAATGAATTACAGGGAGCTGACCCCGTCTGAAAAAACAACGATTAAAGATACTTGGCAAAAATATAATATCTATAAAGACCCCGACTCCAAACTTCGTACTGATGACGTGCAAAAAGTAATGTTAACCGTGATTCATAAAAAAAGTAAGCCTGTTCTTCCGGGGAAAAGTGTAGAACACAAACCATTATTTGACATACAGAAAAAGACGGCCGAATTGTACGCCCTGATGAGTACTAACAGATTTGAAGCAAAGACCGGGCTAAAAGGAGATGCCGAAGATGTGGAAGTAGCCCGAATTAATAAAACCTACACAGCGCACGAACTTAGAGAACTGTCCAAGATCAGGGAAGAATTGATAACACTGAAAAATGTAGTTCATGAGCTGACCAGAGCGCCGGAAAGCATATCTATGCAAAGGCTGGAACCTGGTTCCCCCAGCTATTATTTAGGTAAATTTGATCAGAAGTATGGTAGAAATCATGAAATAGTAAAAAGGAGAATCGCTTCATTAATAGCCGCTGCTTATGGAGATTTGAACCAAAAGAAAAATGTTTCGCTGGCAGAAGTGGCTTTTTATCTTAATAAGCCGGGATTAAGGGATAAAGATATTCTTAGAGTTTTTATTAAACAAATCGAAAGCGTATTGGAAACCAATAAAGTTTTTTTTAACAAGTATATCAATAAGGAAAACAACCACAGTAAATATGCCGCTATATTGCTTGATCAATCCGGGAAAAATTATTATTTCGGAGTAGACAGACTGGCATTCAAAGCGAACTCCAAAAACGCGGCTGTTATCAGAAATATTAATAGAGAAGCCCTTATGGATAATGTACGCGAATATGTTCCCAATGAAAGAGTTTATCTGGGAAAAAAACATTATGTTTGCGCGGATTTCGCAAAAGCAGCTAATGGTAATCCGGCTGCGAATTATACAGAAAACGTTGACGGAAAGTTGAAAGCCGTGATTAATAAGCTGGAAGACAATATGCCCGGAGTAATAATCGGAGCGAACTCAATGTTCCCCAGCGGCTCAAAACATGTGGGAGTTTTATTGCAGAAACGTGACGGTTCTCCGATAGTATTTCATTTTTGGGGTGGAGCAGGCATGCATAACAATTGGCGTGGAATAGTTTCCGCGAATGAGCCTGGTAAATTCGCTGTAAACGGCGATGTGAGGCTCAAAGCCAGAATTGAAGACCAGATCGGACTGGAAAGAATAGCTTCAGGCACAACGAATAGAGATGTTATGATTGCCTCCTCTCGTACCTATAGAAGACATAAGTAACTATTTTTATTATTCCAGTTTTCATATAGTAATTTAATTTTGAGTTTCGACCTGAAGACAAACAGCAAGGCTTTTTACAAAGCTCAAATTATCTAGAATATTATTGAAAAAGCTATCATAAACGTAATAATAAAAATAGCTGATAAAGCAATAATAAAAATGTTATCGGCAAGTTTTTCATATTTAATAGCGATAATTTCCTTTTCCGAACGAATTGATAAAAAAGATAATAAACTTGCTGCGGCCAGTAAAACACATACGATTTCCGTTATTTCATCCAGATAAGTGGCTTCATTTATTTTTGTTATTTTTAGCGATGTCAAAACCACCAGGCAAAAACCCAACAGGTTGGAGGAAGTGCTTAAAATATGTTGTGAACTAAATCTTGCCATTATTTTTCTTTAGCATAAATTGCCAAAAAAATGGTAACACTTAGAGAAATGGCAGTCAATTATTAAACGAGGTATAATTTGTCAACAACCGAGAGTTACTTGTCCGCCTTCGTCTGCGACTACACCGCGACAGTCAACTTGGGAACATAGAGCTACAGTGAATTTTGTACGCGTAATCCGGTTATTAGTCCTGCAATTGAGTAAGGGTTTCCAAAGGGAACGATACCCTTTGGTCCGGCGAAGCTTAAAGAGCGAAGACGGAGGGGGTTCAGCGAACGCAGTGAGCGCCGAAGGGGGCGAAGCCCCATTGGAAAACACTAGTTATAAGTGTCGATGGAGCCCCCGGGCAGAATTGAACTGCCGACCTCCACCTTACCATGGTGATGCTCTACCAACTGAGCTACAGGGGCCTACTATCAAACTTGATCTATTATATCAAAAACCAACTGAGTCCCGAAATTGCCGAAATCTTTGATTTTCTGCAATTTCGAGGATCCTCGAGAAATAACGTCATCGCTAGAGGCGAGGACTATTTCTCGGGACTACAGGGGCTTATCTCTATACGTTAAACGATATTATACAATGAACAGGATTTTTTGATAATTCATTTTCGTAAGAAAGTATAAAGTGAATCGTGAATAGTGAATAGTGAAGCGTGAAGAGTAAATTTCAAGTCAATGGTGTCATACTGAGCTGGTCACTACCTTTCTACCTCATCTCTACGATTCAACAAATGCTCAACTAAACAAAAAACTCCCTCCGACATCTCCATTTTCCGAAAATCACGTTTTACGTTATAATGAATAATAATGTTCAATATCACGCCGTCAACCAAGCTGGATAAATACATAATTCAGCTTCGCAAAGCTATCTCAGACCCGCTGGATATCAGACAACTCCTGCTTTATCTGATTACCAATATTTCCAAAGAACTGCATTTGGAAAATATTTCCTTTCTTTTGCACAATAAAGACGCTGAAGAATATGAACTCAAGGAATCTATAAAACTTAACAAAAGTTATCTGACTATCAAAGAAAACAGTGCTCTGGTCCAGTATTTCCATAACAAACGAGACCTGATTTTTTTATCACGCATCAAAAATTATATTTTCAAACTGGAAAAAAAATCACAAATCAAAAAAGCTAACCTCGATCTCTTAAAAGAACTGGCTAAAGATATGGACGGGCTTCAAGCCGAGCTGGCTGTACCGTTTTTTAGAGACAACTATTTGCTGGGCATACTTTGTATCGGGCAGAAAAAGTTTAACAAAAAAATAACCCGCGGTGACCTTTCTTTCGTGCTCACCATTTCCAATGAGTTCGCCAACATGATCCATTCCGCGGTTATGTATGAGGAACTGAAAAATAAAGAAAAAGAAATCACCTCTTTGTACGAGGTGGGCAAAGTTATCAGTTCGCTTTTCGATTTCAAAAAAACCTTTGATGTGATTGTGCGCAATACCTCAATTCTTTTAAAAGCGCCCAAGATTTTAATCCTGCTTTATGATGATTTCGAAGCCAAGTTTGTTATCAAGAAATCATTCGGATTTACAGATTTTCAGCTTTCCAAAATTGAGGAAACAGTACGTTTCAAGGAATGTACACAAACATTATCAGGCTCTTCGGACGGAATTCTGATGAAAAACAAAGAAGAAAATATTCACTATGAACAATCCATTTTGCTGGATCTTGGCATTAATTCAATTATTTCCATTCCTTTGTTTGATGAGGACCTCAAAATTATCGGTGAGCTTAGAATTATGCGTCCGGTTAATCAGAAACCTTTTAACGAAAGGGACAAGGAAATCTCTACCAACCTTTCCAACAATATCATGGTAGCTCTGTCCAATTCCAAACGTTATCAGAAATCAGAAGAGAACCTCATTGAGTTATCCACTGTTTATAATATTACCAAGTCGCTGACCTCGGAATTTGAACTGGATAAAATCCAGAAAAAAGTCTGCTCCATTTTTACGGATGTGCTGAATTTTCAGCGCGCCATACTTTATCTATACGCCAAAGGCAATTTGCTCGTGCCGCAAAGCGCCAGCGGCTGGGATGAGGAATTATACAAAAACCTGAATCTGGATATTTCCAAGACCTGGGAAGGCAAAGCCCTGATAGAAGGCCGTATTTTTCAGGTAACTCCCACAAGTTCCGACGGTTATGACCGGACATCGATTTCAGCTCTGGGCCTGGTCAATTTTGTGGTAATACCGCTGCTTATTCAGAATAAAAAACCGATCGGCGTTATGGTCATTGATACAGGCAAGGAAACCCAGGGGAAAAGCAAGATTAACCTGAGACTGCTTACGGCTATAGCCAATCAGTCAGCGATAATTATAGAAAACGCCCGTTTGTATAAAGAAAGCGAAGAACTTAATGAACAGCTCAAAAAAGAACAGGCCAGGACTGCCAAAGAACTGCAAATAGCCCGCTATATCCAGCAAGCGCTTTTATCTTCCAAATTTCCAGAAAACAAAGCGCTGGCAATTTTCGGCACAAACATTCCGTGTCGTGCGGTTGGTGGAGATTTTTATCACTTTATAGCGCATGACGAGAAAAATCTGGGCATCGTCATCGGGGACGTTTCGGGCAAAGGTATTCCCGCGGCACTGCTTATGACCATGACCAACAGTCTGTTTTCGGAATTCGGTAAACGTTTCGATTCCCCGGAAGTGATTATGCAGAACACCAATACCTCCCTGCAGAGTTACCTCAGCAAATCGCCGATTTTTTATGTTACGGCTTTTTACGGTCTGATCAATATGGACAGCAATCTTCTTAAATATTGTAAAGCCGGACATAATCCTCCTATTCTTTACAGGGCCGGCACTGAGGAAATTATTTATCTGGATAGTGAGGGCACCTATCTGGGAACTTTTGATGACGGCGGATTTATAGAAAAAAATATTCTGGTCAGTAACGGAGATAAACTTATTCTGTATACGGACGGCATAACCGAAGTAAAAAATACCAAGAAACAATTATTTTCCAAGGAACGGTTAGCTCATCTTATCAAAACCAACAGCACTCTGCCCGCTGAAAAATTAACCAAACTGCTTATCAGTGAAGCGGAACGCTACGGCGATTACCGGGAGTTTGCGGATGATATTACTCTGGTTATAGTGGACTTTAAGGAGCTTAATCCCTTCAAGGAAACGACTTTGTATAAATTGAATTATAAAATAAAAAACAAACTGCCCAACATCAAAAAAACAATAAAAGAATTATTAACTAAATTAGAGGCTTTAGAAATTAACAAAAAGGTTTATAATTATATCAGGCTCTGTATATCCGAAAGTTTATTGAATGCTTATGAACACGGCAATAAACAGGACCCGAAAAAAAATATAGAGATTAAAGGGATTATTACCAATCGTAAAGTAGAAGTTAAGATTACTGATGAGGGCAAGGGGTTTGAGTCAGGGAAGTTGAATTACTGCGATAACCAGATCGATACGACAAACCGGGGAAGGGGAATACTGATAATAAAAACATTTATGGATGAAGTCCGGTTTAATGAAACTGGTAATGAAATTACTTTAATTAAATATATTTGAAAAGGAGTGCATCATGAGAAAAGTTTCAACTGAGAAAAAAGGAAATGCCGTGGTTTTAAACGTAGAAGGGGATATAGAGTTTGATGATTCCATTCAGCTCAATGAAACTTTTAACAATATTATAAAAAAAGAATCGCCCAAGATAGTGCTCAATTTAAAGGAATGTAATTACATAGACAGTTCCGGCCTGGGTTCTCTGGTGGAGGGTCTGAAGGCAACGCAAAAAGCAAATGGGGATTTAAGGCTGGCCAATCTGAATGAAGATTTCAAGGAAATTTTAATGATGACCAGAATAATTAAATATTTCCAGATTTTTGATAATGTAGATGATGCGGTAAAAAGTTTTAATTAAAAAGTAAGAATCTGTTTCCGGGGGAGAAAATTTGATAAAAACACTGGCCGAAGCTCTGGTTGAAAAGAATATTATATCTCCCAAATATTTAAGTGAGATCAGCAATAAAGTCGCTATTCAAAACGAATCTTTCGTAAATGTTCTGGTGAATAACGGGTATGTGGACGAAACCAAACTGGCACTGTTTATTGCCCAGTATCTGAACCTGCCTTTTGTGAACCTTACCAATAAAAAAACCGATAAAAGTGTTTTATATGTACTTCCTGAAAAGTTAGTCCGCGAAAAGAATATTCTGCCTCTTTTTAAAGTAACTGAGTCCCTTATTCTGGCCATGATTGATCCCATGGACTATTTAACGATTGAGGAAGTAGAGAACATTACCGGCCTCAGAGTAGAACCTGTAGTTGTTAGCCTTTCCGATTTGTCTTCTGCAATTAACAGGCTATTCGGAGCAGGGACCTCTATAAAAAATATTATAGAAAGCATAGATCAGAAATCTGTTGAATCACTGGATTTCATCGATGAAAGCGGCATATTTAAACAGCGTGAAGACCAGGGACCAGTGAATAAGCTGGCTTACCTTATAATTTCTTCGGCTATTCATGACAGGGCTTCGGATATTCATATGGAGCCCAAGCAAAATGGTATGGATGTAAGGTTTCGTCTGGACGGCGTTTTGCACAAAATCTGGACATTACCGCATAATCTGAGTTTTCCGCTAATCTCCAGTTTGAAAATTCTGGCCAAGATGGATATTGTTGAAAAGAGGCTGCCTTTAGATGGCAGTTTCAGAATTCAGTGCGACAATAGAATCATTGATATTCGCGTTTCCAGTTACCCCATGATTTATGGCGAAAAAGTAGTTTTACGTCTGCTGGACCAGGATAGCAGTATTTTTGATCTGGAAAATTTGGGCATGGCTCAGGATATGCTTGGTCAGATCAAAAGTTTTATTCATAAGAACTTTGGAATATTTCTGGTCACCGGGCCCACCGGCAGCGGCAAGACAACCACTTTATATGCCATTCTTAATCAAATCAAAAGCATAGAAAAAAATATCGTGACCATAGAAGACCCGGTCGAGTATCACATCAACCTGATAAATCAGAGCGAAATAAATAATAAAAGCGGACTTACATTTTCCAGAGGGCTGCGCTCAGTTTTGAGGCA
This genomic window from Candidatus Margulisiibacteriota bacterium contains:
- a CDS encoding STAS domain-containing protein, with protein sequence MRKVSTEKKGNAVVLNVEGDIEFDDSIQLNETFNNIIKKESPKIVLNLKECNYIDSSGLGSLVEGLKATQKANGDLRLANLNEDFKEILMMTRIIKYFQIFDNVDDAVKSFN
- a CDS encoding nicotinamide phosphoribosyltransferase domain-containing protein, which encodes MYKTKIIAYVNAAKKAEAIVTTYESLRGSVDSLEVLRLLPLDISMNLISLNRIINTDPYNHNMAMIKGEDWNVPETYVMSCRKSPWGRLIFSGADFILQKLFRSPITEGEVQLAKETALTQNQFFPEAMWRMVLDKYNGRIPIDIYMPPLGTVLLPHEPVFRVEGPGELAAHFEPALIPIFYPMLVATHFYQLNDHASSMFFLQSLRSSVNPLMDIMINHAALPAGHDWASNNAAAALFEDIWSSGTVAHRLMSFLMSKYAALGSLDPELDAYRHIAKAMPKPMFLVDLVDTIRCGVPKAIQAIKESMIAGKAEDFHCIRLDSGDMKELTIATLKILQENGLNHVRLAISESVEVKMKHEIINLVKEAGFDPSRVGFGAGGAVAWKNKTRDDASAVYKEVEAGNQAVLKLSNAIGKMSLAGKPEIYRNYEAKNGIQSITGQVGECLPGYYPIMIKAVHQGHYQYSETNSDQAVKERVKDQWESLTQQKIEKSTKTRFLAWSFVSLHAPHLLREFEKNY
- the nadE gene encoding NAD(+) synthase, whose amino-acid sequence is MRHKVVSFTEPYLASLEQFNPVVGNPEYNAVRMINKMVMAAAQGAKVTIFPELALNGYHAQDLFFNEMIMDRTEEAIEMLRYAARQLNIGFITSVACRNPEQYKGEKYLVNRLMIYIPEEKIDFTRNKTTLPDYQEFREYRYWEIGDPADIRPVALKNISLGALICEESWNNPAAFPDPRERLYRHDPVEIIHSQTPLNVNINTSASPDWLGKDRIRHNMQSVVARTYKTPQIFLNLVCGQDELLFMGKSFVMNSRGEMVAEMKVGKEDTLLLDLKNINNMQPLNIDISKPQSEDELMEHLDKMFRLYLRDYFYKSGLGKFEQETDLDINPYWFMDHQKAERIIRPYKDRPVLQPEVVIGLSGGVDSSLVATICARHLGPKNVKGIIMTYRENEYTQPESITLAKELSGNLGIETVEIPVYENTIKFYQPYIGFEEGDLTHQNMQARLRMIIAWAVGNKENRVVMNTTNFTEAALGYGTIGGDLLGLPLIASLPKTLVRRYADWLSKQMSSMSREMIWRKPSAELAPDQFDENELGEYDVIDPILESLRISRGNIKDALKRFYPVNGNTEEKKLFIDHFKFLAAKLLKGTEFKRNYYNRTPQFTSFAWLRWIWPMANGHFDIDRYIQEAVNELT
- a CDS encoding isochorismatase family protein — its product is MNYKIIAQRIKVGFGCIDVTPTFMDFCKGIPVQELPVPNGESIVPLINLLVRLPWNFSFASLDWHPWKPLFPQDHISFASRHKVEPFSEVPTSYGPQVAWPRHGMAGTPWAQLHPGINDVYFDMILRKGKEIDLESYSAFMYTNRKTTGLGEMIKARGVNLMIFAGLAFDYCVKYNALDSVLKFGFETWVVLDACRSTGIPEGSHEQAIAEMVDAGIRMVLMDDVIKLFQSIRPPEMEQLNMGKNYKYSNVAI
- a CDS encoding GspE/PulE family protein: MIKTLAEALVEKNIISPKYLSEISNKVAIQNESFVNVLVNNGYVDETKLALFIAQYLNLPFVNLTNKKTDKSVLYVLPEKLVREKNILPLFKVTESLILAMIDPMDYLTIEEVENITGLRVEPVVVSLSDLSSAINRLFGAGTSIKNIIESIDQKSVESLDFIDESGIFKQREDQGPVNKLAYLIISSAIHDRASDIHMEPKQNGMDVRFRLDGVLHKIWTLPHNLSFPLISSLKILAKMDIVEKRLPLDGSFRIQCDNRIIDIRVSSYPMIYGEKVVLRLLDQDSSIFDLENLGMAQDMLGQIKSFIHKNFGIFLVTGPTGSGKTTTLYAILNQIKSIEKNIVTIEDPVEYHINLINQSEINNKSGLTFSRGLRSVLRQDPDVILIGEIRDRETAEIAFQAALTGHLVFSTLHTNDTASTIARLIDMDIEPYLISSVLLGILSQRLLRRTCKDCQDIYTPDEEMLIWGNMDHSTTFLKGKGCKLCRNTGFKGRVGIFELLTMNDHLKDLINHNKYSELEIRAASSKDNFVSLKDDGLQKARQQFTTLEEVFRVVQ
- a CDS encoding SpoIIE family protein phosphatase encodes the protein MFNITPSTKLDKYIIQLRKAISDPLDIRQLLLYLITNISKELHLENISFLLHNKDAEEYELKESIKLNKSYLTIKENSALVQYFHNKRDLIFLSRIKNYIFKLEKKSQIKKANLDLLKELAKDMDGLQAELAVPFFRDNYLLGILCIGQKKFNKKITRGDLSFVLTISNEFANMIHSAVMYEELKNKEKEITSLYEVGKVISSLFDFKKTFDVIVRNTSILLKAPKILILLYDDFEAKFVIKKSFGFTDFQLSKIEETVRFKECTQTLSGSSDGILMKNKEENIHYEQSILLDLGINSIISIPLFDEDLKIIGELRIMRPVNQKPFNERDKEISTNLSNNIMVALSNSKRYQKSEENLIELSTVYNITKSLTSEFELDKIQKKVCSIFTDVLNFQRAILYLYAKGNLLVPQSASGWDEELYKNLNLDISKTWEGKALIEGRIFQVTPTSSDGYDRTSISALGLVNFVVIPLLIQNKKPIGVMVIDTGKETQGKSKINLRLLTAIANQSAIIIENARLYKESEELNEQLKKEQARTAKELQIARYIQQALLSSKFPENKALAIFGTNIPCRAVGGDFYHFIAHDEKNLGIVIGDVSGKGIPAALLMTMTNSLFSEFGKRFDSPEVIMQNTNTSLQSYLSKSPIFYVTAFYGLINMDSNLLKYCKAGHNPPILYRAGTEEIIYLDSEGTYLGTFDDGGFIEKNILVSNGDKLILYTDGITEVKNTKKQLFSKERLAHLIKTNSTLPAEKLTKLLISEAERYGDYREFADDITLVIVDFKELNPFKETTLYKLNYKIKNKLPNIKKTIKELLTKLEALEINKKVYNYIRLCISESLLNAYEHGNKQDPKKNIEIKGIITNRKVEVKITDEGKGFESGKLNYCDNQIDTTNRGRGILIIKTFMDEVRFNETGNEITLIKYI